Proteins from one Malassezia vespertilionis chromosome 2, complete sequence genomic window:
- a CDS encoding uncharacterized protein (EggNog:ENOG503NYWT; COG:K) → MASYVVNSVEAAVEGAAVEDVLEYVKTLKVQELKDHIRVINENLPWTQHLRVTGNKPSLASNLSEVIQAYADAPLRYNQMLLLFAPLGFYGFAQHLRRLRDAMNSGAGSGYYGRIPEQGLRSTGVDAHSYSGSSHASGASVNPSLSTQQLRFRPSPFYEIKEFVSSILQVPEAPPATGRRQIVVAFTLSEKQTSLLNDIPGRYQLRLFSTTFDHYIAAVSGVQIPAPVEFPYTSEVRINERSLGVSLKGSKKHAGRVSPPNLNRNGAVHVQAGRVNRVEISYANTPQRHVVVIALCKVTTAKELTEELKARQFRSKEEVVQRMRERAGDEDVLTGASTLKLVCPLTYMRMVIPCRSNICDHIQCFDAYSFYSMNEQSPLWLCPVCNQQIQSADLRMDGYVEGILERVPMDLETVLVEPDGAWHSLDGQYNEHSRVMNHALTIKEGTPLSDSGDETVPMTPPLDADTDLAPSSDPFCVPADVIDLTFDSDAE, encoded by the coding sequence ATGGCCTCCTATGTGGTCAATAGCGTGGAAGCTGCGGTAGAGGGTGCGGCGGTCGAAGATGTCTTGGAATATGTCAAAACGCTCAAAGTACAGGAACTGAAAGATCATATTCGCGTCATCAACGAGAATCTGCCGTGGACACAGCACCTGCGTGTGACGGGGAACAAGCCCAGTCTGGCGTCGAACTTGAGTGAGGTTATCCAGGCGTATGCAGATGCGCCTTTGCGGTATAATCAGATGCTGCTTTTGTTTGCTCCGCTAGGCTTTTACGGATTTGCCCAGCATCTCCGTCGACTGCGTGACGCAATGAACAGTGGGGCTGGGTCTGGATACTATGGCCGTATACCCGAGCAAGGATTGAGATCGACAGGCGTGGATGCGCATTCCTATTCCGGCTCAAGTCacgccagcggcgcgagcgtcAACCCGTCGCTTTCCACGCAGCAACTCCGGTTCAGGCCGTCGCCATTTTATGAAATTAAAGAGTTTGTCTCTTCTATTCTGCAGGTTCCAGAAGCACCGCCAGCCACGGGGCGACGGCAAATTGTAGTAGCTTTTACGCTTTCCGAAAAGCAGACAAGTCTGCTCAACGATATCCCGGGGCGATACCAGCTTCGCCTCTTCTCCACCACGTTTGACCATTACATCGCAGCCGTGAGTGGAGTACAGATACCGGCGCCAGTAGAATTCCCCTACACAAGCGAGGTACGTATCAACGAGCGATCGCTAGGCGTGAGCCTCAAAGGGAGTAAAAAGCATGCTGGTCGCGTCTCTCCCCCGAACTTGAACCGGAACGGTGCGGTGCATGTACAGGCGGGGCGGGTGAATAGAGTTGAAATATCGTATGCGAATACGCCCCAACGGCACGTCGTCGTGATTGCACTGTGCAAAGTGACCACGGCCAAGGAGCTCACCGAGGAGCTCAAGGCCCGCCAGTTTCGCTCAAAGGAAGAGGTGGTCCAGAGAATGCGGGAGCGTGCAGGAGACGAAGATGTGCTTACGGGCGCGTCCACACTCAAGCTTGTCTGTCCGCTTACTTACATGCGCATGGTGATTCCATGCCGTTCCAATATATGCGACCATATCCAGTGTTTTGATGCGTACAGCTTTTATTCCATGAACGAGCAATCGCCGCTTTGGCTCTGCCCTGTGTGCAACCAGCAAATACAATCGGCGGACCTGCGCATGGATGGCTATGTAGAAGGTATTCTGGAGCGGGTGCCGATGGACTTGGAGACAGTGCTTGTCGAACCTGACGGTGCGTGGCATTCTTTGGATGGCCAGTACAATGAGCACTCGCGCGTGATGAACCACGCGTTGACGATCAAAGAAGGGACGCCGCTGTCGGATAGCGGGGACGAAACGGTGCCGATGACGCCGCCGTTGGATGCAGATACCGACCTTGCACCCAGCAGTGACCCTTTTTGTGTGCCAGCAGATGTGATTGATTTGACGTTTGATAGCGACGCCGAGTAG
- a CDS encoding uncharacterized protein (COG:P; EggNog:ENOG503Q6MK), which produces MATTASAYNFQRTTRQILKRHRKDPASFIMHIHQHFMRFEKQDGCFMMEARTKDFLHFVRDQTLPVDLIEVFLQAGVPFFEGCLMVEVHEHRKSVSLSKETRLLDASAKHGTDPDALPMYLQEGGQYGSGHLHSLRRAMQKDNEIYPAPDGVEVYRIVLRPTVETLWSDLKTMDAKLGGLWSDEEALRIEATIVNLTAPPLCLTPDPHVTCITNLMLSSTMPPVHFPHTPNFQQYRMDKAGNKLNSVELELERSQDARRDQIMNMMKNGWATASVPKAGAGQEIAMCDSSFVPTFSRLDFLRTWRENKSKETQPMPEQQLATEPQGPVQKANAVETKKSTLAKKRKSGKNKEDAAKGASSSPSQPPNSKTNGEAVPKPRSRARMRETEDGFPIPTAINTKSKEKTVVFPGTQQQFTSISQNNPTQMAAMMANGRTMQNVFGGAQIAQGGPIVAQQPQQPYNASSFTPPFGDNSGLVLPESGTATMSAPMQPSKSQPSGSATPVLPAAQMVSPFGLANAGMQSIPSSFAAQPSMNQERDNAWFYS; this is translated from the coding sequence atggcgacgaCTGCATCCGCGTACAATTTTCAGCGGACGACCCGCCAGATATTGAAGCGGCACCGCAAGGACCCCGCGAGTTTTATTATGCATATCCACCAGCATTTTATGCGCTTTGAAAAGCAGGATGGATGTTTTATGATGGAGGCACGCACCAAAGACTTTTTGCATTTTGTTCGCGATCAAACGTTGCCGGTCGACTTGATCGAAGTATTTTTGCAAGCAGGTGTTCCGTTCTTTGAAGGGTGTTTGATGGTCGAAGTACACGAGCACCGCAAATCGGTGTCCCTTTCCAAAGAGACAAGATTGCTGGACGCCAGCGCAAAACACGGCACCGACCCTGATGCGCTGCCTATGTATTTGCAGGAAGGAGGCCAGTACGGATCTGGGCACTTGCACAGCCTGCGGCGTGCGATGCAGAAAGACAACGAAATATACCCTGCACCAGATGGAGTCGAAGTATACAGGATCGTCTTGCGTCCTACCGTGGAGACGCTCTGGTCCGACTTGAAAACGATGGacgccaagcttggcggGCTATGGAGTGACGAAGAGGCACTGCGCATTGAGGCTACCATTGTGAACCTAACTGCACCACCATTGTGTCTTACACCCGATCCACACGTAACATGCATCACAAACCTAATGCTCAGCAGCACAATGCCTCCGGTACACTTTCCGCACACTCCTAATTTCCAGCAGTACCGCATGGACAAGGCCGGAAACAAGCTAAACAGTGTAGAGCTGGAACTAGAGCGCAGCCAGGATGCCCGGCGCGATCAGATCATGAATATGATGAAGAACGGCTGGGCTACCGCGTCCGTCCCCAAAGCTGGAGCTGGCCAAGAGATCGCCATGTGCGACAGCTCTTTTGTCCCAACATTTTCGCGTCTTgactttttgcgcacctGGCGCGAGAACAAGTCTAAAGAGACGCAGCCCATGCcggagcagcagctggcCACTGAGCCACAAGGCCCGGTGCAGAAGGCCAACGCGGTCGAGACGAAGAAGAGTACACTCGCAAAGAAACGCAAAAGCGGCAAAAATAAGGAGGACGCTGCGAAAGGAGCGTCGTCCAGCCCTTCACAACCACCAAACTCCAAGACCAATGGCGAAGCAGTTCCCAAACCGCGCTCCAGAGCAAGGATGCGAGAGACGGAGGATGGATTCCCTATACCCACAGCCATCAATACAAAAAGCAAGGAGAAAACGGTTGTGTTTCCCGGCACCCAGCAACAATTCACATCGATTTCTCAAAACAATCCTACGCAAATGGCCGCAATGATGGCAAACGGGCGCACGATGCAGAACGTgttcggcggcgcacaaaTTGCGCAAGGCGGCCCGATCGTGGCACagcagccgcagcagccATACAATGCATCCAGCTTTACGCCCCCATTCGGGGACAATAGCGGACTTGTCCTACCGGAGAGCGGTACCGCGACCATGTCAGCTCCCATGCAGCCGTCCAAGTCGCAGCCGTCAGGGAGTGCCACACCTGTGCTGCCTGCAGCACAAATGGTCTCGCCTTTTGGCCTCGCAAACGCCGGCATGCAGTCTATACCTTCCTCCTTTGCCGCACAGCCTTCCATGAATCAGGAACGCGACAACGCATGGTTTTATTCATAG
- a CDS encoding uncharacterized protein (COG:S; TransMembrane:2 (i119-138o224-242i); EggNog:ENOG503P4IA): protein MDEAPVTKENLTRLTGNAKSKQGSHSTVSLSERTAGTMHTLVINSMISVSGEPPRLPQDKRKSPLSVATTSINFRGFVKKSGPLFAIQDAIESTFMWDDWLWTCVCMAAYAIVMLHPRLLFCVAPATMVIILCNTYFVRYPLTQAAAEASPGDALRASFPNKVLEQEPPCPPLEARPVREGELKFFVHLREVQNMMRLIIDSYDAIAPLVKHVNWSDIPSTLRLLQLSIFATVAMFFIGPLLPLHWMIVLGGEALFIAHHPWVKPTVDGIVAHMSSGKRARQRTLRQRQLKQRIMDVLVEDSLPEYVWQRGWRDMEVFENQRYERTSVYSDNAWSGLALYDEERRPWTRGSDGWSGSDTTEGASPLVSENKDFALDEGWEWIPSDGWRIDFGGRWSTVGVDANGFVFTDNSWQNPAPYAYGLDKNAPVEPSKLLDDDPGSEDDDEGHMDALNLDTLPPRHLAATRRRRWLRRAVRVIEKSNA from the coding sequence atggacgaggcgccTGTGACGAAGGAAAACCTGACGCGACTCACAGGCAATGCGAAGTCTAAGCAGGGCTCTCACTCTACTGTATCATTGTCTGAGCGTACAGCTGGGACCATGCATACACTTGTGATCAACAGCATGATTTCTGTGAGCGGCGAGCCGCCAAGGCTTCCACaagacaagcgcaagagtCCGCTCTCGGTTGCCACCACATCGATCAACTTTCGCGGGTTTGTGAAAAAGAGCGGCCCCTTGTTTGCCATACAGGATGCCATTGAATCGACGTTCATGTGGGACGACTGGCTTTGGACATGCGTTTGTATGGCAGCGTACGCCATTGTGATGCTGCATCCACGCCTGCTtttttgcgtcgcgccagcgACGATGGTGATTATTTTGTGCAATACATACTTTGTGCGGTACCCACTtacgcaagcagctgctgAGGCATCGCCCGGCGatgctttgcgcgcttccttTCCCAACAAAgtgctcgagcaagagccGCCATGCCCACCGCTTGAGGCACGACCCGTGCGCGAGGGTGAGCTCAAGTTTTttgtgcatttgcgcgAAGTGCAAAACATGATGCGCCTTATTATCGACTCGTATGATGCGATTGCACCGCTGGTCAAGCACGTCAACTGGTCCGATATTCCAAGCACCCTGCGCCTCCTGCAACTGTCCATATTTGCTACGGTTGCCATGTTCTTTATCGGCCCCCTTTTGCCATTGCACTGGATGATTGTACTGGGTGGCGAGGCATTGTTTATCGCGCACCACCCGTGGGTAAAGCCTACGGTCGACGGCATTGTGGCTCACATGTCGAGTGGaaagcgcgcacggcagcGTACACTCCGGCAACGTCAGTTGAAACAGCGCATTATGGATGTGCTAGTTGAAGACAGCCTGCCGGAATATGTCTGGCAGCGTGGTTGGCGCGATATGGAAGTGTTTGAGAACCAGCGTTACGAAAGGACATCTGTGTACTCGGACAATGCATGGTCCGGGCTTGCACTTTACGATGAAgagcgccgcccatggaCCAGGGGCAGTGACGGATGGTCAGGCTCGGACACCACCGAGGGAGCGTCGCCGCTTGTGAGCGAGAACAAGGACTTTGCGTTGGACGAGGGCTGGGAGTGGATTCCTAGCGACGGTTGGCGCATTGACTTTGGCGGGCGCTGGAGCACAGTGGGTGTGGACGCAAATGGATTTGTATTTACCGACAATTCATGGCAGAATCCGGCGCCATATGCATACGGCTTGGACAAAAACGCCCCGGTCGAACCGTCAAAACTGTTGGACGACGACCCAGGAAgcgaagacgacgacgaaggACACATGGACGCTTTGAATCTCGATACGCTTCCGCCGCGGCATCTTGCAGCGACTCGGAGACGACGCTGGCTGCGCAGAGCTGTACGTGTGATAGAAAAGAGTAATGCATAG
- the MGS1 gene encoding DNA-dependent ATPase mgs1 (COG:L; EggNog:ENOG503NVNB; BUSCO:EOG09261W2O), translating to MSTPGENERVACPNCDKKLSFGVLNKHLDHCLAEGPSSLSPGSGLKREALPEPDKPQKAAKHVPALDASKPFAERMRPSSLGEYVGQTDVVQGALLSLLKRGQVPSMVLWGPPGSGKTTLARLVTRAASDFARENGLEMPQYRFIEMSATVASVTEVKKTIDESVHRLQLTGQRTVLFIDEIQRFNRAQQDIFLPALEKGHITLLAATTENPSFRLQSALLSRLRVVVLTKLGIEENVQVLSQALDRVRAAGDVVHTWIDEPLLHWIASMADGDARTSLNALELALVTGDEHAPAAQNVRHLKAALKRTALKYDRTGDMHYDTISAMHKSIRGSNADAALYWLARMVASGEDPLFIARRLIVCASEDCCSADALSLALSTYKACEIVGLPECGINLSHCVMFLAEYPKSTRSYRAWKKAVRMVESDFNYPVPNHIRNAPTKMMRELGYGEQYRYEPSFAHPVHQEFFPPELRGTRLISPPSDAALMTPMEAAAATGPYACQRQFSLGSRAVDFDLLDEWEAKHNGGKPWPGRSGLQPPST from the exons ATGTCCACGCCGGGGGAAAATGAGCGCGTGGCATGCCCAAATTGTGATAAAAAGCTATCTTTTGGCGTGTTGAACAAGCACCTGGATCACTGCTTGGCGGAGGGGCCTTCTTCGCTGAGTCCAGGATCAGGCTTGAAGCGCGAGGCTTTGCCAGAGCCCGACAAACCGCAAAAGGCGGCGAAACACGTGCCTGCACTGGACGCGTCAAAGCCGTTTGCGGAGCGTATGCGGCCATCATCCTTGGGAGAATATGTGGGGCAGACAGATGTAGTGCAGGGCGCATTGCTGTCTCTTCTGAAGCGTGGGCAAGTGCCTTCGATGGTGCTATGGGGACCTCCAGGCTCGGGGAAAACGACCTTGGCGCGGCTTgtgacgcgcgcggcgtctgATTTCGCGCGTGAAAATGGGCTAGAGATGCCGCAGTACCGTTTTATAGAAATGTCTGCGACAGTCGCCAGCGTCACAGAGGTGAAGAAAACGATCGACGAGTCCGTGCACAGACTGCAACTCACAGGCCAACGCACGGTGCTTTTTATCGACGAAATTCAGCGGTTTAATCGCGCACAGCAGGATATTTTCCTTCCTGCATTGGAGAAAGG CCATATCACATTGCTTGCAGCAACGACAGAGAACCCCTCATTCCGTCTGCAAAGCGCATTGCTTTCACGGTTACG CGTTGTGGTGCTTACAAAGCTCGGCATCGAAGAGAATGTACAAGTGCTGTcgcaggcgctggatcgggtgcgcgctgccggcGATGTTGTGCATACATGGATCGACGAGCCGCTCCTCCATTGGATTGCATCGATGGCGgacggcgatgcacgcacctCGCTTAATGCATTGGAGCTTGCACTGGTTACAGGTGACGAGCATgctccagcggcgcaaaatgtGCGCCACCTAAAAGCCGCGCTAAAACGCACAGCGCTCAAGTACGATCGCACCGGCGATATGCACTATGATACCATTAGCGCCATGCACAAGAGCATCCGTGGCTCCAACGCAGATGCTGCTTTATACTGGCTCGCACGCATGGTGGCCAGTGGTGAGGATCCGCTTTTTATAGCGCGGAGGCTCATCGTTTGTGCGTCGGAAGATTGCTGCTCTGCCGACGCGCTTAGTCTTGCGCTAAGCACGTACAAGGCCTGCGAGATTGTCGGCCTGCCGGAATGCGGGATCAATCTGTCGCACTGTGTCATGTTTCTTGCCGAATACCCCAAATCCACGCGCTCGTATCGCGCGTGGAAAAAAGCAGTGCGCATGGTCGAGTCCGATTTCAAT TACCCTGTCCCAAACCATATACGGAATGCACCTACGAAAATGATGCGCGAGCTTGGATACGGCGAGCAATATCGCTATGAACCAAGTTTTGCGCACCCCGTGCACCAGGAATTCTTTCCTCCTGAATTACGGGGCACACGCCTCATTTCTCCACCGTCAGATGCTGCGTTGATGACGCCAATggaagcagcagcagctaCAGGTCCCTACGCATGCCAACGTCAATTCTCACTTGGCTCGCGTGCTGTAGACTTTGATCTGCTGGACGAGTGGGAGGCAAAGCACAACGGCGGCAAGCCTTGGCCCGGGCGCAGCGGACTGCAGCCGCCGAGCACATAG
- a CDS encoding uncharacterized protein (EggNog:ENOG503NYKG; BUSCO:EOG09260W8D; COG:D), whose translation MEAERSVYRALCPRIAVLESEDVTHIAEGNGLRNLTELLRPFEAHTHNGTYRQPLTKVAVRTSQLVSRTYTNFFVRFETPAAFFISSDGAEPGTLDNFLDQVQTRLRAHGQALSGTIPSLVHDHAMDADGRAEKEAYGRASQPWFSDIAEYLYRYRPMRSYDSFSHPQAVILAVSSSNPDPMNAFARLYQETSTGMFAEENVLRCYLVLHDTKKEGNDKQRSMALLQEVKKTYGLQCAMLALNSASAPDPAVQALFAQESNAADSRGAFPAAPDALAKFLSGNDKDQIQAYVRELVVKSMVPYMERSIQRLNEQVGHSRRGFTAKLFGAGRKLFSTRSADTAHSAHRYDVETHTYSPNTITSQTRRLADLAFYMQDFMLASEMYDATRRDAQVDHAVEYSAAAAEMVCITKLLEAAAAQVRPPPMDPLFYACCDEYLHTPSGHLYALRATFLYTSAQKMLSNELSVAHALIHAASFTDEVLRGAVLEQASFAYLCLPTPLERKSASTLLRSAGSYEACGQKTLSLRAYLSVLAFYRNRAWPAITDHVLYKLALQAHNAGHALDAISYLVQLLHGGSKWMAERDEEVVRELLNVYKYASEEAHGPYEISFQTPIWSVADAWIATMGGQMPRFFDLEAQIAAHKIRLGDNTHIAGIEETFTVHLTATNPLHTRLSISNVRLYFSGMQEAAASDETGDIALEAQETRRISIHARIALPGAYRLERITFRLGGTVLVMQSMQKRGPRLQCTKEQRITPAYAPDETLTVQVCEHVPRLAIDLCKLPEKAYAGQRLSLILGLSNPSPAPLSHLALAYAPNEMVLGVPEAQDGDSIQVPAALARPSVHSASVASLAPSSSETLTCALHTMEQGTLHLKWLFVYQNRRGEYFQSACEHILEVLPVLAATTKIRYTPPGYLVYLALENQSDEPIRIPSITCASELYAAIPQTLPCSDALQPGARFTTALRFAPLPHIQADVMLPHALHTLRPFLGMQPEALPARSICFTQTRVCSVSDAPQSGSLFQCPSLYARCRSAWRLRTLAHTYDFLPVSVRADTFSVLESNELDLLVAWVSPSQHGQLYLPGTRLGLRADTAQSFEALAALGKSSGANNMYEETTRERQAILAKLRRSPLFAYSMPLQLDVPTKHISHDFFTGPSVLAAPVTLQLANASPLWSLSYTLRLLPAGAIEKGVKLPVAPWLNATVLRGTIAPWSVASVETSTIVTAAGTYQLGDYAMDVVLHVDKRIVHTFSHAAASHGVIVVSQLTSVHPPL comes from the coding sequence ATGGAAGCGGAGCGCTCCGTGTACAGAGCGCTGTGTCCACGCATCGCGGTACTGGAAAGTGAAGATGTGACGCATATAGCCGAAGGGAATGGGCTGCGCAACTTGACCGAGCTTCTCCGGCCATTTGAGGCGCATACACACAATGGTACGTACCGCCAACCTCTGACCAAAGTCGCAGTACGCACCTCGCAGCTTGTGTCGCGCACCTATACCAACTTCTTTGTGCGTTTTGAGACGCCTGCTGCGTTCTTCATTTCTAGTGATGGCGCGGAGCCTGGGACGCTGGACAATTTCCTCGACCAGGTTCAGACGCGtcttcgcgcgcacggACAGGCGCTCAGCGGCACGATCCCTTCGCTTGTGCATGACCACGCGATGGATGCGGACGGGCGCGCTGAAAAAGAAGCATACGGGCGAGCATCGCAGCCATGGTTTTCTGATATTGCAGAGTACCTGTACCGGTACAGGCCCATGCGCTCGTACGATAGCTTTTCTCATCCGCAAGCCGTGATCCTTGCAGTCTCCTCCTCCAACCCTGACCCGATGAATGCATTTGCACGACTGTACCAAGAAACGAGCACGGGTATGTTTGCGGAGGAGAACGTGTTGCGGTGTTACTTGGTCCTACACGATACCAAAAAAGAGGGCAATGACAAGCAGCGATCCATGGCGCTTCTGCAAGAGGTCAAGAAGACATACGGCTTGCAATGTGCAATGCTTGCACTTAACAGCGCGTCTGCACCTGATCCAGCCGTCCAAGCGCTTTTTGCACAGGAAAGTAACGCTGCGGacagccgcggcgcgtttCCTGCCGCAcccgacgcgctcgcaaAGTTCTTGTCGGGAAACGACAAGGACCAAATCCAAGCATACGTGCGCGAACTCGTTGTGAAAAGCATGGTGCCGTACATGGAGCGGAGCATACAGCGATTAAACGAGCAAGTCGGGCACTCGCGTCGTGGTTTTACCGCCAAGCTCTTTGGCGCCGGCCGCAAACTTTtcagcacacgcagcgcggaTACGGCACATTCCGCGCATAGATATGATGTGGAGACGCATACCTACTCTCCTAATACGATCACTTCgcagacgcggcgcttggcggaTCTCGCATTTTACATGCAGGATTTTATGCTCGCCTCAGAAATGTACGACGCTACTCGTCGCGACGCACAAGTGGACCATGCCGTGGAGTAcagtgctgctgctgcggaAATGGTGTGTATTACAAAGCTGCTTGAGGCTGCGGCCGCCCAAGtgcggccgccgccgatGGATCCTCTGTTTTACGCGTGCTGTGACGAGTACCTTCACACTCCGAGCGGCCATTTGTACGCACTACGCGCCACATTCCTCTATaccagcgcgcaaaaaatGCTCAGCAACGAGCTGAGCGTTGCACATGCGCTTATCCATGCCGCATCCTTCACAGACGAGGTGCTGCGGGGCGCAGTACTCGAGCAGGCATCGTTCGCGTACCTCTGCCTTCCCACACCGCTGGAGCGCAAAAGTGCCTCTACGCTGTTGCGTAGTGCGGGCTCGTACGAGGCGTGCGGACAAAAGACGCTCTCATTGCGCGCCTACCTCTCCGTACTTGCTTTTTACCGAAACCGCGCGTGGCCGGCAATTACCGATCATGTTCTTTACAAATTGGCGCTCCAGGCTCACAATGCAGGCCACGCACTCGATGCCATTTCCTACCTTGTCCAGCTCTTGCACGGTGGCTCGAAATGGATGGCtgagcgcgacgaagaAGTCGTTCGCGAGCTGTTGAATGTGTACAAGTATGCGTCCGAAGAGGCCCATGGTCCTTACGAAATTTCGTTCCAGACACCGATCTGGAGCGTGGCCGATGCGTGGATCGCGACCATGGGCGGGCAAATGCCGCGCTTTTTTGACCTGGAAGCACAGATTGCTGCGCATAAAATTCGCCTCGGTGACAATACACATATAGCGGGTATCGAGGAGACATTTACCGTGCACCTTACCGCGACGAatccgctgcacacgcgcctGTCCATTTCAAACGTGCGCTTGTACTTCTCAGGCATGCAAGAGGCGGCTGCGTCTGACGAGACTGGAGacattgcgctcgaggcgcaggaaACGCGACGCATTTCTATACACGCGAGGATTGCACTTCCTGGTGCGTatcgcctcgagcgcatcacATTCCGGCTCGGTGGTACTGTGCTCGTCATGCAATCGATGCAAAAGCGGGGTCCGCGTCTCCAATGCACaaaggagcagcgcattaCACCTGCCTACGCGCCCGACGAGACATTGACTGTCCAGGTCTGCGAGCATGTGCCTCGTCTTGCGATAGACTTATGCAAGCTTCCGGAAAAAGCGTATGCAGGACAGCGCTTGAGCTTGATCTTGGGTCTGTCCAATCCGAGCCCCGCGCCATTATCGCACTTGGCATTGGCGTATGCGCCGAATGAAATGGTGCTGGGCGTGCCAGAGGCACAAGATGGCGATTCCATACAGGTACCTGCTGCACTAGCACGACCCAGCGTGCATTCAGCTAGCGTTGCATCCcttgcgccaagcagctcaGAGACGCTTACCTGTGCATTGCATACGATGGAACAAGGCACACTGCACCTGAAATGGCTCTTTGTGTATCAAAATAGGCGCGGAGAATATTTTCAGAGCGCTTGCGAGCACATACTTGAGGTGCTTCCTGTGCTTGCTGCCACGACCAAGATCCGATATACCCCACCGGGCTACCTTGTCTATTTGGCGCTGGAAAACCAGAGCGATGAACCGATTCGTATTCCGAGCATTACCTGTGCTAGCGAGCTGTATGCTGCAATACCACAAACACTGCCttgcagcgatgcactgcagcccggcgcgcgatttACCACAGCACTCCGCTTTGCGCCACTGCCGCACATCCAGGCGGATGTGATGCTGCcacatgcgctgcacacgctgcggcCATTCCTTGGCATGCAGCCCGAAGCGCTGCCTGCACGCTCCATTTGCTTTACACAAACGCGTGTCTGCAGTGTCAGCGACGCACCGCAGTCTGGCTCTTTATTCCAGTGCCCGTCTTTGTACGCACGCTGTCGAAGTGCTTGGCGTTTGCGTACACTCGCGCATACGTACGACTTCCTCCCTGTATCTGTCCGTGCAGACACTTTTTCCGTGCTCGAGTCGAATGAGCTAGACTTGCTTGTAGCGTGGGTTTCGCCTTCCCAGCACGGCCAATTGTACCTCCCAGGCACGCGTCTTGGGCTTCGTGCAGACACAGCACAAAGCTTTGAGGcactcgcggcgcttggaaaAAGCAGCGGTGCCAACAACATGTACGAGGAAACGACGCGTGAAAGGCAAGCGATTCTTGCCAAGCTCCGTCGTTCGCCGCTCTTTGCGTACTCGATGCCGTTGCAGCTCGATGTGCCCACCAAACACATCTCGCACGACTTTTTCACTGGCCCCAGTGTTTTGGCGGCACCCGTGACGCTACAGCTTGCCAACGCGTCGCCATTGTGGTCTCTTTCCTATACACTGCGTCTACTTCCGGCCGGTGCGATCGAAAAAGGCGTCAAACTTCCTGTAGCGCCGTGGCTCAACGCTACCGTGCTGCGTGGGACCATTGCGCCTTGGTCCGTCGCTTCTGTTGAGACAAGTACAATCGTGACCGCTGCGGGAACGTACCAGCTCGGCGATTATGCAATGGATGTAGTGCTGCATGTGGACAAGCGCATTGTGCACACATTTTCtcacgcagcagcgagcCACGGCGTTATTGTGGTATCGCAACTTACCAGCGTGCATCCTCCGTTGTAA
- the MIC10 gene encoding Mitochondrial inner membrane organizing system component (TransMembrane:1 (o20-41i); COG:S; EggNog:ENOG503P6M1; BUSCO:EOG09265PQX) — MSGGTVPSEDILNRKLDLCVSNALVKSGIGFTAGLLVSVLLTRRRTWPVWLGLGFGFGAAYTDCERSFNPVSVPGVRIVPSNSVVHTEQPSAFDQLQKRVGSMFGATADAAADNASKAASSVSDTAKDATDKASSIGENAHHRFAELSSSAGEAVEKQWNNLQDAAQGLSQTVAEKSKELTDSVQGATNDKVRAL; from the exons ATGAGCGGCGGCACAGTTCCTAGCGAGGATATTTTGAACAGGAAGCTTGATTTGTGTGTAAGCAATGCCCTTGTTAAAAGTGGTATTGGCTTTACAGCCGGTCTATTGGTTTCCGTGTTGCTGACGCGCC GTCGTACATGGCCCGTGTGGTTGGGTTTGGGTTTCGGCTTCGGTGCCGCATATACCGACTGCGAGCGCTCGTTTAATCCTGTATCTGTTCCTGGAGTGCGTATTGTGCCCAGCAACAGTGTTGTCCATACCGAGCAGCCCTCTGCGTTTGACCAGCTGCAGAAGCGTGTGGGCAGCATGTTTGGCGCGACCGCTGACGCTGCTGCCGACAATGCATCTAAAGCGGCGTCATCCGTTAGCGACACTGCTAAGGATGCTACCGACAAGGCGTCCTCCATTGGCGAAAATGCACACCACCGCTTCGCCGAGCTGTCGAGCAGTGCCGGCGAAGCCGTTGAGAAGCAATGGAACAACCTCCAGGATGCAGCACAAGGACTTTCCCAAACGGTTGCGGAGAAGAGCAAGGAGCTTACTGATTCGGTGCAAGGAGCTACGAACGacaaggtgcgcgcgctctaG